In one Arachis duranensis cultivar V14167 chromosome 9, aradu.V14167.gnm2.J7QH, whole genome shotgun sequence genomic region, the following are encoded:
- the LOC107465670 gene encoding uncharacterized protein LOC107465670: MAQQLSTGDRDSNIPRLEAGQTRTTFANFKKIVQPEFRGALDPDIAKEWLVEMEKVTFKEAFYKKYFPLSVRESKEMEFLQLRQDRMSIAEYTEKFKRLCKFSAMYKANPDEKWKCMMYQEGLGTEVLTAIAPLEIREFSSLVSKCPVIEECTKKLASERSEAFKKRQLNQESSQQPPQKKTFLRKPTRRQPQQGMDFQEPPTNASPKTTELKECASCGKKRRGRCLAGQNVYFRCFQPGHIANGCPVVLPPPASPPQRQGRVFALSSEEAHESEDQIEGKYTINGIL; encoded by the exons ATGGCCCAACAACTGTCCACTGGGGACAGGGATTCCAATATTCCCAGGCTGGAGGCGGGACAGACCCGTACAACTTTTGCTAACTTCAAGAAGATTGTTCAACCTGAGTTTCGTGGAGCCCTCGACCCTGATATAGCAAAAGAATGGCTGGTTGAAATGGAGAAG GTCACCTTCAAGGAAGCTTTCTACAAGAAGTACTTTCCCCTTTCTGTTCGAGAGTCCAAGGAGATGGAGTTTCTTCAGCTGAGGCAAGATAGGATGAGTATTGCAGAGTACACAGAGAAGTTCAAAAGACTCTGCAAATTTTCCGCCATGTATAAGGCTAATCCAGATGAAAAGTGGAAGTGTATGATGTATCAAGAAGGGCTCGGGACAGAAGTCTTAACCGCAATAGCCCCACTAGAAATCCGGGAGTTCTCCTCCCTCGTTAGCAAGTGCCCGGTGATCGAAGAATGCACCAAAAAACTAGCGTCAGAAAGAAGCGAGGCTTTCAAGAAAAGGCAACTGAATCAAGAATCATCTCAGCAGCCACCGCAGAAGAAGACCTTTCTTAGAAAACCTACAAGAAGGCAACCTCAACAGGGCATGGATTTCCAGGAACCTCCCACTAATGCCTCACCAAAGACCACCGAACTCAAGGAGTGTGCTTCGTGTGGGAAGAAACGTAGGGGTAGGTGCCTTGCCGGGCAAAATGTCTACTTCCGGTGTTTTCAGCCGGGGCATATCGCCAATGGATGCCCAGTAGTTCTCCCACCCCCTGCCAGTCCACCACAGCGTCAGGGGCGAGTCTTTGCCCTCAGCAGTGAGGAAGCCCACGAGTCAGAAGATCAAATCGAGGGTAAATACACAATTAATGGAATCCTTTAA